A genomic region of Hypomesus transpacificus isolate Combined female chromosome 19, fHypTra1, whole genome shotgun sequence contains the following coding sequences:
- the LOC124482207 gene encoding uncharacterized protein LOC124482207 translates to MVECVYCAEIFSFSEIQGHIDCCEKKNNSDSTAEETLENTPSGSSEEAQAGTSAAASSSSNQNPLEENQSSSSEEWITEPDVYEAANMFRRHLLNNAELKPGLVARLDLRSTEEDREREIQTFYKKTGIDWASPFSVILTAIGDGVKRHFLSMVMEKIQFGFDLDFENTIRTLLFNGTGDHKVPSTSKALIDGDLFRVAGRAIGHSFIHGGPRFTGLSPAMLQLIVGSNEEFVAPEVADCPDTDVVDVVSVVSVT, encoded by the exons ATGGTGGAATGTGTCTACTGTGCAGAGATATTTAGCTTCTCTGAGATTCAAGGCCACATTGACTGTTGTGAGAA aaaaaataattcagattcaACTGCTGAAGAAACCCTTGAGAATACCCCGTCAGGAAGCTCAGAAGAGGCCCAGGCAGGAACCTCAGCTGCTGCTAGCTCATCAAGCAACCAAAATCCACTTGAAGAAAATCAAAGTAGCAGCTCTGAAG AGTGGATAACAGAGCCTGATGTTTACGAGGCAGCCAACATGTTTCGACGTCACTTGCTCAACAATGCTGAACTCAAACCAGGGTTGGTTGCCAGGCTTGATCTCAGATCCACTGAGGAAGATCGTGAAAGAGAGATTCAAACTTTCTACAAAAAAACTGGAATTGACTGGGCAAGCCCATTTTCTGTTATACTGACTG CTATTGGAGATGGTGTAAAACGGCACTTCCTGTCTATGGTGATGGAAAAAATCCAGTTTGGTTTCGACCTTGACTTCG AGAACACTATCAGAACTCTTCTGTTCAATGGGACAGGCGATCACAAGGTCCCATCCACTTCCAAAGCCCTGATAGATGGAGACCTTTTCCGAGTAGCTGGACGTGCCATAGGACATTCTTTTATTCATGGAGGTCCTCGATTCACTGGACTGAGTCCAGCAATGTTGCAGCTAATTGTTGGAAGTAATGAGGAGTTTGTGGCACCTGAGGTTGCTGACTGCCCTGATACAGATGTTGTTGATGTAGTGTCTGTAGTAAGTGTCACTTGA